Proteins encoded together in one Ferroglobus placidus DSM 10642 window:
- a CDS encoding cytochrome c3 family protein → MALKKFLLLLMIAVASFSIVKTTSLFVGQHFFYDISSGYNEKCLKCHADIYDEMLFTPHHRLVDGEAGLSGKECYVCHRSEDVQYGNASTPGKEAHSASIMYCGNCHLNATIAAKYNAPLADDIYNTKEVHKLLAFHASLDYSTTGSDLLRKESEACVACHADVRVNITFVSDNETTITVSNLDRGGYSAYSVDNVVISEFKQWSVEK, encoded by the coding sequence ATGGCCTTGAAAAAGTTCTTACTGCTTTTGATGATAGCTGTAGCCTCTTTCAGCATAGTCAAAACGACCTCCCTATTCGTTGGGCAGCACTTCTTCTATGACATCTCCTCCGGCTACAACGAGAAATGTTTGAAATGTCATGCTGATATTTACGATGAAATGCTCTTCACACCCCATCATCGCTTAGTTGATGGAGAGGCGGGATTGAGCGGAAAGGAATGCTACGTCTGCCACAGAAGCGAGGATGTTCAGTACGGCAACGCTTCAACCCCAGGAAAAGAGGCTCATTCAGCGAGCATCATGTACTGCGGAAACTGCCACCTCAATGCAACGATAGCGGCAAAGTACAACGCTCCTCTCGCTGACGACATATACAACACAAAAGAGGTCCACAAGCTGCTTGCCTTTCACGCCTCTTTGGATTACTCTACAACGGGAAGCGATTTGCTGAGAAAAGAAAGCGAAGCCTGCGTAGCGTGTCACGCTGATGTTAGAGTAAACATTACGTTCGTGAGCGACAACGAGACGACCATTACCGTCAGCAACCTTGACAGGGGCGGTTATTCGGCTTACTCAGTGGATAATGTTGTTATATCCGAATTCAAGCAGTGGAGCGTGGAAAAATGA